The Arachis hypogaea cultivar Tifrunner chromosome 14, arahy.Tifrunner.gnm2.J5K5, whole genome shotgun sequence genome has a segment encoding these proteins:
- the LOC140178481 gene encoding uncharacterized protein — MDKKILKFEEEIKKIDDMVGEGVYDGTVEARRKALVTCCEKWYVRKELHWKQMLRSRHVRDIDKNTRYFHNIASARRRNNRVDALVINGRLIRNQARIKIAIRDFYKDLYHQEESPLVGFRDGLVEMISEDDALALEMQQTTEEVREAVWDCESSKAPGSDGYNMNFIKKCWDEIGS; from the coding sequence atggacaagaaaattttgaagtttgaagaagagattAAGAAGATTGATGATATGGTGGGCGAGGGGGTTTATGATGGAACGGTAGAGGCAAGAAGGAAAGCGCTTGTGACGTGTTGTGAGAAATGGTATGTAAGAAAAGAActacattggaagcagatgttGCGCTCAAGACATGTGAGGGACATAGATAAAAACACGAGGTATTTCCACAACATAGCCTCGGCGAGAAGGAGAAACAACAGGGTTGATGCACTGGTCATTAATGgaagattgataagaaatcaagcAAGAATTAAGATTGCGATTAGGGACTTTTACAAGGACTTATACCATCAGGAGGAGTCGCCATTGGTGGGGTTCAGAGATGGTCTGGTGGAGATGATCAGTGAGGATGATGCTTTGGCTTTGGAGATGCAACAGACTACTGAGGAGGTTAGAGAAGCAGTGTGGGATTGTGAGTCATCAAAGGCTCCCGGTAGTGACGGTTACaacatgaacttcataaagaaatGTTGGGATGAAATTGGTTCTTAA